One window of Astatotilapia calliptera unplaced genomic scaffold, fAstCal1.2 U_scaffold_32, whole genome shotgun sequence genomic DNA carries:
- the LOC113018026 gene encoding centriolar coiled-coil protein of 110 kDa-like → MCGCPEMESYEEFCLRSLALLQEEGKFKKTTCEPSCSLKARSVIHFYGRAALSPLLNAEQWNEMCGYRQKAVQLEVDRQNQQRNKLLARIQGILDQAQVLKVPDEEVDKLPVSKSATVNGYTLVTDSPGLPKDAAFGVQTNSHRAAPCSEIPVLNDYKAVEEVKVDAQEKSEEEEEEDEEEDISLDSLLKRSREYVKKEQSQQGSKAVRAMTQSPPPETDSVSEEKSCSPVTDTGIQFGFSLHHSPVGPPQIQHQVLRDPSPQKSICLSPSLPEPFSCLPNPETSISPRPQRRKPRPVSTGNIHFSFPIGPADLIARSPGRSEEAIGVADWGDASMSPSHWSSVGIEGVSQSGIRRSSHCGTSPVKENCNPVSASVPSSMGDHLAAGFRRRCHTMDSQLHTYHCGAERIDRSQERLPRFMAGVTLFAPSRRTPAAPLNQSYDVESPSLPLLRPCVTPADESPGPNNGRKTPTVLRHAAEAQARKTDETQWRAQALEDMQRRLEKEHALQMSLLLAEQEKEQQRLHLELEETERRLKEQGSVRPLSADACGWNRRSVNDCHPIMSPSCPELSPVHTPSERSPGHSIGLPSPVPSSASSPCLQPPLYLWGSTWGANKPRARQSLVLTADQQKAFCRIGAITRGFLTRRLLKTEKVKHLRQTIMDTQEFIRSFQTEALQKRSAYTAQDLALQERVRAQLRAALYDIHDIFYEMPLEDRLALLQQDRELRVERKLRDMEKAKCPKERVALSAATQRSLDRKKKVGESPAQTRKMQQKPKSPTTNRVLKPSQGQNASVPGQLNRQGSWYRKTPEERVKRTENLKKQHSLG, encoded by the exons ATGTGCGGGTGTCCAGAGATGGAAAGCTATGAGGAGTTCTGTCTGCGGAGTCTGGCATTATTGCAGGAGGAGGGGAAATTCAAGAAGACTACATGCGAGCCATCATGTTCCCTGAAGGCTCGCTCTGTCATCCACTTCTATGGAAGAGCTGCGCTTTCACCTCTG CTGAATGCAGAGCAGTGGAACGAGATGTGTGGCTACAGACAGAAGGCGGTCCAACTGGAAGTGGACAGACAGAACCAGCAGAGGAACAAGCTTTTGGCCAGGATTCAGGGCATACTGGATCAGGCTCAG GTGCTTAAAGTACCAGATGAAGAGGTTGACAAGTTGCCAGTTTCTAAATCTGCAACAGTCAACGGCTACACTCTGGTCACTGACTCACCTGGGCTCCCCAAAGATGCTGCATTTGGGGTTCAGACAAATAGTCATCGTGCTGCTCCATGCTCTGAGATTCCTGTGCTTAATGATTATAAGGCAGTGGAGGAAGTGAAGGTGGATGCCCAAGAGaagagtgaggaggaggaagaagaggatgaggaagaggacATTAGTTTGGACAGCCTTCTTAAGAGATCAAGGGAGTATGTGAAGAAAGAGCAGAGTCAGCAGGGATCAAAAGCTGTCCGCGCAATGACCCAGTCTCCCCCACCTGAGACTGACTCTGTCAGTGAAGAGAAGAGCTGCAGCCCTGTGACGGACACAGGCATTCAGTTTGGATTCAGTCTGCACCACAGCCCTGTCGGCCCGCCTCAAATCCAGCATCAAGTGCTGCGTGACCCTAGTCCTCAAAAGTCCATCTGCCTCTCACCTAGTCTACCAGAACCATTTTCTTGTCTCCCCAATCCAGAGACCAGCATAAGTCCTCGTCCACAGAGACGCAAACCACGCCCAGTTTCCACAGGCAACATCCATTTTTCATTTCCCATCGGCCCAGCAGACCTTATCGCTCGAAGCCCAGGACGGTCAGAGGAAGCCATTGGTGTGGCAGACTGGGGAGATGCTTCAATGTCTCCATCTCACTGGAGCTCAGTGGGAATAGAGGGCGTCAGCCAGAGTGGCATTCGTCGATCCAGCCACTGTGGAACCAGTCCAGTGAAGGAGAACTGTAACCCTGTCAGTGCCTCGGTGCCCAGCTCAATGGGTGATCACCTGGCTGCAGGTTTTCGCCGGCGCTGCCACACTATGGACAGCCAGCTGCATACCTACCATTGTGGAGCGGAGCGCATAGACCGCAGCCAGGAACGCCTCCCTCGCTTCATGGCAGGAGTTACACTGTTTGCTCCCAGTCGGCGCACACCTGCAGCCCCTTTAAACCAGTCGTATGATGTAGAGAGTCCTTCACTGCCTCTGCTGAGGCCCTGTGTGACTCCTGCAGACGAATCTCCGGGGCCAAACAATGGCAGGAAAACACCGACTGTCCTCAGACATGCAGCTGAAGCACAGGCCCGCAAGACAG ATGAGACCCAGTGGCGAGCGCAGGCTCTGGAGGACATGCAAAGACGTCTTGAGAAGGAGCATGCTTTGCAGATGTCTCTGCTCCTCGCTGAGCAGGAGAAAGAGCAACAGCGCCTCCACCTG GAGcttgaggagacagagagaaggCTGAAGGAGCAGGGGTCTGTACGTCCTCTAAGTGCAGATGCTTGTGGCTGGAATCGTAGGTCTGTGAATGACTGCCATCCTATCATGAGCCCCTCGTGCCCGGAACTAAGTCCTGTCCACACACCATCAGAACGATCACCTGGACACAGTATAG GTTTGCCCAGTCCTGTCCCTTCTAGTGCATCCTCTCCATGTCTTCAGCCTCCTCTTTATCTGTGGGGTTCCACGTGGGGGGCTAACAAACCTCGGGCCAGGCAAAGTCTG GTTCTGACAGCTGATCAGCAGAAAGCATTTTGCAGAATTGGTGCTATCACTCGCGGCTTCCTCACACGCAGACTGCTTAAAACGGAGAAAGTCAAACACCTCCGCCAAACCATCATG GATACGCAGGAGTTCATCCGTTCATTTCAAACTGAAGCTCTACAGAAGAGAAGCGCCTACACAGCACAAGATCTCGCCCTGCAGGAGAGAGTTAGAGCCCAG TTACGTGCAGCCCTGTATGACATCCATGACATCTTCTATGAAATGCCTTTGGAGGATCGCTTAGCATTACTGCAGCAGGACAGAGAGCTCCGTGTGGAGAGGAAGCTACGAGACATG GAGAAAGCCAAGTGCCCCAAAGAGAGAGTGGCTCTTTCTGCTGCCACACAGAGGTCTCTGGACAGGAAAAAGAA GGTTGGTGAATCTCCAGCACAGACTAGGAAGATGCAGCAGAAGCCAAAAAGCCCCACTACCAACAG AGTCTTGAAGCCAAGCCAAGGACAAAATGCCTCTGTCCCAGGACAGCTTAACCGTCAGGG GAGCTGGTACAGAAAGACCCCAGAGGAGAGGGTGAAGCGCACAGAGAACCTGAAGAAGCAACACTCGCTGGGCTAA
- the LOC113018019 gene encoding nuclear GTPase SLIP-GC-like gives MDGFVRNKLTEWKLSDWIEAFEAQEIDKESLYLLNDQEIDQLITKAGPRVKFKDKLKLLKEEQNTTQPQKEAVNTSGQSPVTAQHSPFLLHYQEQDQQKLLNSNIVPHQDLPSISEKGKRKSELEFDECQPSPKRQDNCAAGSQSETEILSDVKDIMRRVSQRLHGRDKLSAFLKDKIKDLETEKRHLVGVFGRTGAGKSSLINAIINKEGLLPSGSVSACTSVMIKVEATNGSKYEAHIEFITKKDWENEVQSLKLALEEDDDDDGGNGDCLDRDETLSALYGEEWKEKSTHSLMDNKYFRDIPEFQMSKIKILESDSAEGLSEKFVRYTRSESNETEEVKRWYWPLVKCVTVKVPDNDFLDHVTLVDLPGNGDSNRSRDQMWTELIASCSTVWIVTEMTRAASEREAWDILEGVSSLLGNGGECQQIHFICTKSDHEKPDDINKVKKAVMNAFKKRETITNHFSEDSFQVFTVSTKEFLKGENVNPDVNEILKLKEILKNLNDAHSETSNYVSGAHGILSLIQGARSREVVEQKNEVCAVLEGNLSIQHNRVKKAIEDITKAFEQHLREGVEKSQNLCERKLRSFLHPSKTRERSFHRTLKYAVRNDGIQKPRIGKPKDLNMILASCLTESIDEKFRKTFPNDLKCGNFNGAIDAFSLSTDSLIEKYKNVELQLTFLQTEEKKMKTKLNKTILTQKKLIYNSLTETIRSNMKGCYKEAAAFEGPGTLKRMRDTIERHVESKKYMFEEAKNAMLEQLNDLKETVLRTLKKTMEESIEHSLKTEACSLPDVLEHLEMVKKHCDELNGDQDEKK, from the exons ATGGATGGTTTTGTGCGAAACAAACTGACTGAATGGAAACTAAGTGACTGGATTGAGGCATTTGAAG CTCAAGAAATTGATAAGGAAAGTCTGTATCTTCTCAATGATCAGGAAATTGATCAATTGATCACAAAAGCTGGACCTAGAGTAAAATTCAAGGATAAACTAAAGCTGTTAAAG GAAGAGCAAAATACAACTCAACCACAAAAAGAAGCCGTCAATACTTCTGGTCAA TCTCCAGTCACAGCTCAACACAGCCCGTTCCTCCTGCACTATCAGGAGCAGGATCAGCAGAAActcctcaacagcaacattgtaccccATCAG GATTTGCCATCCATAAGTGAAAAAG gaaaaagaaagtcaGAACTTGAGTTCGACGAATGTCAACCATCTCCTAAACGACAAGACAACTGTGCAGCAGGATCACAGTcag aaacagaaatacTGTCTGATGTCAAAGACATAATGAGACGCGTCAGTCAAAGACTACATGGCCGTGACAAGCTCAGCGCTTTCCTAAA GgataaaatcaaagatttggAGACAGAAAAGAGACACCTGGTTGGTGTCTTTGGTAGAACCGGGGCTGGAAAGAGTTCTTTAATCAATGCCATCATAAATAAGGAGGGCCTGTTGCCTTCTGGAAGTGTCAGTGCATGTACCTCAGTAATGATAAAGGTGGAGGCTACCAATGGATCAAAGTATGAGGCACACATCGAGTTCATTACAAAAAAG GATTGGGAAAATGAGGTGCAGTCCCTAAAACTGGCTCttgaagaagatgatgatgatgatggtggtaatGGTGATTGTCTTGACCGTGATGAAACGTTATCAGCGCTGTATGGAGAAGAGTGGAAAGAAAAATCAACTCACAGCCTCATGGACAACAAATATTTCAGAGATATTCCAGAGTTTCAAATGTCCAAGATAAAAATTTTGGAAAGTGACTCA gctGAAGGATTGTCTGAAAAATTTGTGAGATATACAAGAAGTGAGTCAAATGAGACAGAAGAAGTAAAGAGGTGGTACTGGCCACTTGTGAAGTGTGTGACTGTCAAAGTGCCAGACAATGATTTTCTTGATCATGTCACACTCGTGGACCTTCCTGGAAACGGTGACTCTAACAGAAGCAGAGATCAAATGTGGACAGAG CTTATTGCCAGTTGTTCTACAGTGTGGATTGTGACTGAAATGACTCGAGCAGCATCAGAAAGAGAAGCCTGGGACATCCTGGAAGGTGTCAGCAGCCTGCTGGGAAATGGTGGCGAGTGTCAGcaaattcattttatctgcacCAAGTCAGATCATGAAAAACCAGATGATAT aaacaaagttaaGAAAGCAGTGATGAATGCATTCAAAAAGCGGGAAACGATTACG AATCACTTCAGTGAGGATAGTTTCCAAGTCTTCACAGTGAGCACCAAAGAGTTCCTCAAAGGGGAGAATGTAAATCCAGATGTCAATG AAATACTGAAACTCAAGgaaattttgaaaaatctaaatgacGCTCATTCAGAGACCTCAAACTATGTGTCTGGAGCTCATGGGATTCTGTCTTTGATTCAAGGAGCCAGAAGCAGAGAAGTG gttGAACAAAAAAACGAGGTGTGTGCAGTCCTTGAGGGAAACTTGAGCATCCAACATAATCGAGTCAAAAAAGCAATTGAAGACATTACAAAAGCTTTTGAACAACACCTACGTGAGGGAGTTGAAAAATCCCAAAATTTATGTGAAAGAAAACTGAGGTCCTTCTTACACCCCAGT aaaacaagagaaagatcTTTTCACAGGACACTAAAGTATGCAGTTAGGAATGATGGCATCCAGAAACCAAGGATAGGAAAACCTAAAGACCTCAACATGATATTAGCGTCTTGTTTGACTGAAAGCATTGATGAAAAATTCAGAAAGACCTTCCC AAACGACCTaaaatgtggaaatttcaaTGGGGCCATTGATGCGTTTTCACTCAGCACTGATTCACTGATTGAAAAGTACAAAAATGTCGAACTGCAACTGACATTTCTCCAGACCGAG gaaaaaaaaatgaagacaaagctCAACAAAACCATCCTCACACAAAAGAAATTGATCTACAACAGTCTGACAGAGACAATCAGGAGTAACATGAAAGGATGCTACAAAG AAGCAGCAGCATTTGAAGGACCAGGCACCCTGAAGAGGATGAGGGACACTATTGAGAGACATGTGGAGTCAAAGAAGTACATGTTTGAAGAGGCAAAAAATGCCATGTTGGAGCAGTTGAACgatttgaag GAAACTGTCCTGAGGACGCTGAAGAAAACCATGGAGGAGTCCATTGAACACTCACTCAAGACTGAGGCCTGCTCACTGCCAG aTGTTTTGGAACATCTTGAGATGGTGAAgaaacactgtgatgaacttaATGGTGATCAAGATGAAAAAAAGTAA